The Eubacterium sp. MSJ-33 genomic sequence ATATGGTATATATGACGGATGACAAATGTTTTAAAATTCCGAAGGGGAAGGTACGCCAATTCCGGACTGCTTACTATGCATATATAAGAAAACAGGTGGTGATTCTTTGAATTTTGTGCTTCACTTTTTGGTTTTATGTATCAAGTTTACATGTATCGTTTTGGTTATGCAGATTGTGTTTGGCAGCAGGACGAGGTGGAAGCAACGAGGATGGATTTTTCGTATCGTAATATGTGCGTGCGTGCTGCTTATAGAGACATGGCTGGAATATGTGGCAATGACTTATAATGAGGCAGATATATCTCCGATTTTGCATTTGTTTTGTGCCTGTCTGGTAATGGATTTGAAAACGGCGGATTGCACACGGAAAACGATACTTGCATATCTGTTAGTTGAAACATTGGGTGTCGTTATAGCATTAGTAGGTTTTAATTGTTTTGCAATAAGGATCGATAGTTTTTATGAGAATCCATCGTTAGATATGATAAATATAGCCGTGGAATGTGTTCTTTTGGCGTTGATAGCCTATTTATTAAGAAAAAACAGAAAAACGGTTACGGTTACAATACCGACATTCATATTTGCACTGCTCGTTGAACTTCTGGTTGCTTTGCAAATAGCATTTGTGGCATATGTATTGGGAGATGGTGTCAGAAATAATGTGCGTGCAGAAAATACATATGTGATTATTGTCATGCTGGGTTCCTCGTTTTGTATGGCGTTATATTTCTTATATATTCATAAGTCTGAACAGATAAGGGATTTGCAGAAGCAGCAGATTGCAATATACAGAAGAGAACAGGAACTTACAAAGAATTATTATACAAGATTGTATGAGAAGAATGAACAGACAAGAGCCAGACAGCATGATATGCATCATATGTTACAGACCGTCGAGGTCATGATGAAAGAGGGAGAATATGAAAAAACGCTGGCGTTTATTCAAAAATGGAAAAAGTCAGAGGGAACAAAAAATAAAATTATCTATTCGCAAAATCGAATTGTCGATGCCGTGATCGATGGCGTATTGGGAGCAGAACTCGAACGAAATGAAATCACATTGAATTACAGTGGGAAAATACCGCAACAGATTGGAATTGATGATTTGGATTTGTGTTTACTGATATCGAATCTTCTGGAGAATGCGAAGGAGGCTGTACAAAAATTAGATACGGATAGGAAAGAAATCGGACTGAAAATCGGAAGAAAAGAAAGTCTGATTTGTATCGATATAAGGAATCCATATACACAGGGCGGGGAATGTGTAAAGGAAGAAGGGTGGCATGGATACGGTCTTAAAAATGTGAAAGAGATCGTAGAAAAATATGATGGGGAAATAGAGGTACAGGATGGAAATAATATATTTACAGTAAGTATCATTTTGGAAAGTGCTCAAAATGAATAAAAACTTCCGTTTCACGAATAAAACTTCCGTTTCACGAAGCAAACATTGAAAAACAGGGGTATGTATGGTTGTATAGATATTGTAAGCGCTTACAAAAATACACGAAAGGGCGGTATACACCGTAGAAAAGTGATATGGGAAGAATAACTAAAAAACGATATATTGCAGTGGTTGGAATAATCATTTTTTTATTTTCTGCATGTGGTAGAAGAATGGAGCATCAGGATATAAGTGGTGGTATAAGTGAGCAAACTTCTACGGATGCAGAAAAAGTTGTATTTCCTGACAGATATGAAACAACTGAGGGAAAAGTAGTCTTCTCTTGTGATGTGTTAGCGCCGGAATCTCCGGCGCTTACATCTGTGACAGCAAGCCAGATAGATTTTGATTATGCCGGAATAAGAGATTGTTTGATACAAGATAATGAAGTTATAGAGACAGAGATATGGGAATGGGATGACGATAAAAAAACTTCAGTTCCCGGAAAATTGAATGTGTCAAAACAGGATTTTGAAAAAAATGAATATGATTATGTGCTGGATAATGGAGCAGAACTTATTGTTGGTACATGTGGTTCGTGGTCTGAGGTTATTTATATGATGCCGACAAACTATATCACAGATGCTTTGAATTTAGGAGGAGAAGATGAGGGGTACAATGGGAATCTATATAAGAAAAATATAAATTTTGCTTTTGCATCACAGGAAGAAACGGTTTCAGAGTTAAAAGAAATCACAAGTCTTTATACAGGTGTAAATGACACGATGCAAACAGTATATTGCGTTGATGCAGATACATTAAATGAAAATCGTGTGGTTAGTGAACAAGAAGAAAAAGGAGAAGAAGCTGATATATATACAAGTGAGGATGATGGATACTATATTTGTATGTGGCAACAGTTACAAGGACTTCCGGTATATTCAAGGGAAGCTAATTATTCAATAGAGTATGCGGGCAATGCACCAATTGTGGCGTATTATACGGAGAACGGATGGCATGATCTGCGAATAGAGGCAAGCAGACTTTATAACTTTGATGTAAAGGGAGAAACTGTTAAACTCAAACAGTTTAAAGAGATTGCAGATGTGGTTTTCAGATACTATGATGCATTACTTACAGACAATACATATGAGATATATCGCGCAACATTGTATAATTACGTGACAGAAGATGGAACAGTAACACCAGTTTGGATATTTAAAACCTATGAAACATATCCGGATGGGAATTTTCGGTGTGACCAATTGGATATCAATGCGGTAACAGGAGAGGTGTTTACAATTTATGATTAAACATGATTTAAAAAGAGCATTTGGAAAACAATTTGTTTTAAGTATTTTTTTATCTTTGATAATTATGGCTTTGATTGTACTGGAACGAAAGGATAAGGGAACCGGTGTGTTTTCTATCATGGAGGATATATTGTCTAGATGTGAATATATGATTGTATTTGCAATGGCAATTATGCCGTACGCATATGTATTTGCAGAAGATTCTGAGAGAAAAACAGTCTATCAGGTTTTGATAAGGGCGGAATTGAAGAAATATGTATTTAGCAAAATTTTATTTATATGCATATCTACGATAAGTGTGATTTTTATTTCGTTTGTTTTATTTGTGGCTGGCTTAAAGAGTTTTGGAGAGGAGTGGATTTCTTATGATTTGGTAATAAAGCCATATGAGTTAAATGGGATAGGTTTTTGCAATTTAGAATTGTGGCCTCTGTTGGAAAGGCACCACGATATGATGTTTTATTGTATTGCGGGGTTGCAGATGGGGCTTTTAAGTGGGGTGGTTGCACTTGCTGCAGCGTTATTATCACTTTTTATTAAAAATAGAATGATGGTTATGATTTTACCTGTAATATGTTTATATACAATGTATAAATATTTGAATGGAATTGTAGGTTATGAATACGGAATATATGCTCTCTTTAATTGTTTTTATAATTACAACTGGTTAGGAAATCATATTTTCTTATGGGCGTTGATAACAGCAGTGCTAATGTATTTGATATTATCAATATTAATATATTTTCGTATTAAGAGGATGGTGCGATATGAATAAAAGAATACAATATGGTAAATACATTAGAAATAATACAATATCTAAAATATTTTCATCGCGTATGCTTGTGATCAGCTTAATACAGTTAGTTTTTCAAGATACTATTTTGAAAACGTTTTACGAATATGCA encodes the following:
- a CDS encoding sensor histidine kinase, which gives rise to MLLIETWLEYVAMTYNEADISPILHLFCACLVMDLKTADCTRKTILAYLLVETLGVVIALVGFNCFAIRIDSFYENPSLDMINIAVECVLLALIAYLLRKNRKTVTVTIPTFIFALLVELLVALQIAFVAYVLGDGVRNNVRAENTYVIIVMLGSSFCMALYFLYIHKSEQIRDLQKQQIAIYRREQELTKNYYTRLYEKNEQTRARQHDMHHMLQTVEVMMKEGEYEKTLAFIQKWKKSEGTKNKIIYSQNRIVDAVIDGVLGAELERNEITLNYSGKIPQQIGIDDLDLCLLISNLLENAKEAVQKLDTDRKEIGLKIGRKESLICIDIRNPYTQGGECVKEEGWHGYGLKNVKEIVEKYDGEIEVQDGNNIFTVSIILESAQNE